In Populus alba chromosome 9, ASM523922v2, whole genome shotgun sequence, a genomic segment contains:
- the LOC118058873 gene encoding uncharacterized protein — MHAKTDSDGTSLDTSWLPRSPRRPVYYVQSPSNHDVEKMSYGSSPTVSPPHLYYHCSPIHHSRESSTSRFSNSLKMPRSLSAWKHIRIDDGDGDDHDGDDDDEKDDGGGASKVRLYFIGLLFFVLLFTVFCLILWGASKGYKPEVSVKSMVFENFYIQAGNDQTGVPTDMLSLNSTVKIHYRNPATFFAVHVTSTPLEIHYFQLKLASGQMKKFSQPRKSRRTVVTVVHSSQVPLYGGMPPLADAREHANKVAVPLNLTFSLRSRAYILGRLVKSKFYNRVRCTVTLTGKKLGKPHNLTKACVYL; from the exons atgcaCGCCAAGACTGACTCAGATGGAACCAGTCTCGACACATCATGGCTTCCGAGGTCACCAAGAAGGCCAGTCTACTACGTTCAAAGTCCATCAAACCATGATGTGGAGAAAATGTCTTATGGGTCAAGCCCAACCGTCTCACCACCACACCTTTACTACCATTGTTCACCAATCCACCACTCTCGTGAGTCATCGACGTCAAGATTTTCTAATTCACTCAAGATGCCAAGAAGTTTATCTGCTTGGAAACATATAAGGATTGATGACGGAGATGGAGACGATCATGATGGTGATGACGATGATGAAAAAGATGATGGGGGTGGCGCAAGTAAAGTGAGATTGTATTTCATTGGGTTATTGTTCTTTGTTCTGCTGTTTACCGTGTTTTGTTTGATCCTGTGGGGTGCTAGCAAGGGTTACAAGCCTGAAGTTTCAGTCAag AGCATGGTGTTCGagaatttttatattcaagCAGGGAATGATCAAACAGGAGTGCCAACAGACATGCTGTCGTTAAATTCCACGGTCAAGATTCATTACAGAAATCCCGCCACCTTCTTCGCCGTCCATGTCACCTCTACCCCTCTTGAAATTCACTATTTCCAGCTCAAACTTGCCTCTGGGCAG ATGAAGAAGTTCTCTCAGCCAAGGAAGAGCCGGAGGACAGTGGTGACAGTGGTGCACAGTTCCCAAGTTCCCCTCTATGGAGGGATGCCCCCTCTTGCTGATGCTAGAGAGCATGCAAACAAAGTTGCAGTTCCTCTTAACCTAACATTTTCCTTGAGGTCTAGGGCCTACATTCTGGGAAGATTGGTGAAGTCAAAGTTTTATAATCGTGTTAGATGCACTGTTACTCTAACTGGTAAAAAACTGGGCAAGCCCCacaatttgacaaaagcatgtgTTTATCTCTGA
- the LOC118058871 gene encoding germin-like protein subfamily 1 member 13, with translation MKVVGMLMVSALLALASSFATAYDPSPLQDFCVGINDADSAVVVNGKLCKNPSFATPDDFSYSGLNVPGNTSTQLRAHVNLITADLMPGLNTLGVSLARIDFEPNGGLNPPHYHPRASEVLLVLEGTLYAGFVTSNPDHRLFSKILKPGDLFVFPFGLVHFQMNVGKTPAVAIAALTSQNPGVNTVANAIFGANWPINPEVLTTAFHLDKKLVEDLQSQEWVNPS, from the exons AAAGTTGTTGGTATGCTAATGGTTTCTGCTCTCTTGGCTCTGGCTTCCTCATTCGCCACTGCCTATGATCCCAGCCCCCTCCAAGACTTCTGTGTAGGAATAAATGATGCTGATTCTGCTG TGGTTGTTAATGGAAAACTGTGCAAGAATCCAAGCTTTGCCACCCCGGATGATTTCTCGTATTCAGGGCTTAATGTTCCTGGAAACACATCAACTCAACTAAGAGCGCATGTTAATCTCATAACGGCTGATCTAATGCCAGGGCTTAATACTCTCGGTGTCTCTTTGGCACGTATAGACTTTGAACCAAATGGTGGCTTAAACCCTCCACATTATCATCCCAGAGCATCCGAGGTTCTTTTGGTTTTAGAAGGCACCCTTTATGCTGGTTTTGTCACATCAAACCCAGATCATCGCCTCttttcaaagattttgaaaCCAGGAGATCTCTTTGTGTTTCCATTTGGCCTCGTTCACTTTCAAATGAATGTTGGCAAAACCCCCGCGGTTGCCATTGCTGCACTAACAAGCCAAAATCCTGGAGTAAACACGGTAGCAAATGCGATCTTTGGAGCCAATTGGCCTATTAATCCTGAAGTTCTCACCACAGCATTCCACCTGGATAAAAAACTTGTGGAGGATCTTCAGTCTCAAGAATGGGTGAACCCTTCATAG
- the LOC118058874 gene encoding lysine histidine transporter-like 8 — protein MGEAVDANSTPVTPRPGANSTPLTPRPASVSPTPPISAPPSQFHSPSLSRSPLLTPDHIVPSKTPRNSTPRNATPRLRTPRFMTPLGSPLRRALQLTKLDPQDAWLPITESRNGNAWYAAFHCLCSGIGFQALVLPVSFTVLGWAWGIIALTVAFAWQLYTFYLLVQLHENTETGIRYSRYLQIMIANFGEKKAKWLGLFPILYLSIGTCVALNIIGGSTSKLFFQTVCGQSCTVKTLTPVEWYLVFASAAVLLSQLPNLNSIAGVSLIGSITAVVYCTIMWMVSVNKDRLPGITYKPVRGPKEVDRLFEVLNSLGIIAFAFRGHNLVLEIQATMPSSEKHPSRVPMWKGAKAAYAVIAACLFPLAIGGFWAYGQRIPKNGGLQSAFYAYRRTDTSDFIMGLVSLLIIINALSSFQIYAMPMFDELESIFTKRMKKPCQWWLRIILRAFFGYGVFFLAVAIPSIGSVGGLVGGISLPVTLAYPCFMWLRMKKPKKYGKMWYLNWSLGITGLILSVSFMAAGVYVIKENDSKFEWFKPK, from the exons CGTCGCAATTTCATTCGCCGTCGTTGTCTAGATCACCTTTGCTCACACCTGATCATATTGTTCCAAGCAAAACCCCAAGGAACTCAACCCCAAGAAATGCAACGCCAAGACTTAGAACTCCTCGCTTTATGACCCCTTTAGGTAGTCCTCTTAGAAGGGCTCTCCAACTCACAAAACTTGACCCTCAAGATGCTTGGCTTCCAATTACTGAGTCCCGAAATGGAAACGCATGGTATGCAGCGTTTCATTGCCTTTGCTCTGGCATTGGTTTTCAAGCACTCGTGCTCCCTGTTTCCTTCACTGTCCTTGGTTG gGCATGGGGCATCATAGCCTTGACAGTTGCATTCGCATGGCAGCTTTACACTTTTTATTTACTTGTACAACTACATGAAAACACCGAGACTGGCATTCGTTACAGCAGATATCTTCAAATTATGATTGCAAATTTCG GTGAGAAGAAAGCAAAGTGGCTAGGCCTGTTTCCAATCTTGTACCTATCAATAGGTACATGTGTGGCTCTGAACATAATCGGAGGAtcaacatcaaaattatttttccagaCTGTATGCGGTCAATCATGCACAGTCAAAACATTAACACCAGTAGAATGGTACTTGGTGTTTGCTAGCGCTGCAGTTCTTCTGTCTCAGCTGCCAAACTTGAACTCAATTGCTGGTGTATCACTCATTGGATCCATCACTGCTGTCGTGTATTGCACAATCATGTGGATGGTTTCTGTTAACAAGGATAGGTTGCCTGGCATAACTTACAAGCCAGTTCGTGGACCAAAGGAGGTTGACAGGCTCTTTGAAGTTCTTAATTCACTCGGGATCATTGCTTTTGCATTTAGAGGTCACAATCTCGTACTTGAGATCCAG gcTACTATGCCCTCAAGTGAGAAGCATCCCTCCCGTGTCCCGATGTGGAAGGGTGCCAAGGCTGCTTATGCAGTTATTGCAGCATGTTTATTCCCCCTTGCAATTGGAGGCTTTTGGGCTTACGGCCAAAGG aTACCAAAAAATGGTGGCTTGCAATCAGCCTTCTACGCGTACCGAAGGACAGACACCTCGGATTTCATCATGGGACTTGTTAGTTTACTTATCATAATAAATGCTCTCAGCTCATTCCAGATCTATGCCATGCCAATGTTTGATGAGTTGGAGTCGATTTTCACGAAGAGGATGAAGAAGCCATGCCAATGGTGGCTCCGAATAATCCTGAGGGCATTTTTCGGATACGGGGTCTTCTTTTTGGCCGTCGCAATCCCGTCTATCGGGAGTGTGGGTGGTCTGGTCGGAGGAATATCATTGCCGGTCACGTTGGCTTACCCTTGCTTCATGTGGCTTAGGATGAAGAAACCAAAGAAGTATGGCAAGATGTGGTACCTTAATTGGAGCCTGGGAATCACTGGTTTGATTCTGAGCGTGTCGTTTATGGCTGCCGGAGTATATGTTATAAAAGAGAATGACAGTAAATTTGAGTGGTTCAAGCCCAAGTGA
- the LOC118058872 gene encoding signal recognition particle 43 kDa protein, chloroplastic yields MESLVVNQALSRLKLSPKLTIPSSFFSYQSPLHLKPNHGRKPYNSFTLFAIQDQQETQSSVQETTQNIEDDESYGEVSKIIGSRAVEGGKGMEYFIEWKDGHTPSWVPSDFIAKDVVAEYETPWWTAAKKADSSALSQILSENEDGRRDVNAVDSDGRTALLFVSGLGSEPCVKLLAEAGAELDHRDNSGGLTALHMAAGYVKPGVVKLLVDLGADPEVKDDRGLTPLDLAKEILRVTPKGNPMQFGRRLGLESVIRNLEEGIFEYAEVQEILERRGKGKDLEYLVKWKDGSDNEWVKAKFIGEDLVRDFEAGLEYAVAEGVVGKRLGDDGKNEYLVKWTDIDEATWEPEENVDLDLIKEFEEGQINGVGSVEAQLSSDGL; encoded by the coding sequence ATGGAATCTCTCGTTGTTAACCAAGCTCTTTCACGCCTCAAGCTCTCTCCAAAACTCACaatcccttcttctttcttttcctatcAATCTCCTTTACACCTCAAACCAAACCATGGTAGAAAACCCTACAATTCCTTCACACTCTTTGCTATCCAAGACCAACAAGAAACACAAAGCTCAGTTCAAGAAACCACTCAAAACATCGAAGACGACGAGTCGTATGGAGAAGTCAGCAAGATCATTGGAAGCAGAGCGGTTGAAGGTGGTAAAGGCATGGAGTACTTCATAGAGTGGAAAGACGGCCATACACCTTCGTGGGTCCCATCAGATTTCATAGCTAAAGATGTAGTGGCCGAGTACGAGACGCCATGGTGGACAGCAGCCAAGAAGGCCGACTCGTCGGCTCTTAGTCAGATTCTTTCGGAGAATGAAGATGGACGACGTGATGTTAATGCTGTGGATAGTGACGGACGGACAGCTTTGCTTTTTGTATCTGGGCTCGGCTCTGAGCCGTGCGTTAAGCTCCTAGCCGAAGCTGGAGCTGAATTGGATCATCGAGACAACAGCGGTGGCCTGACGGCTCTTCATATGGCAGCTGGCTATGTTAAGCCAGGTGTCGTTAAGTTATTGGTTGACCTAGGTGCTGATCCTGAGGTGAAGGATGATAGAGGATTAACTCCCTTGGATTTGGCCAAGGAAATTCTAAGAGTGACCCCAAAAGGGAACCCAATGCAATTCGGGAGAAGATTGGGGTTAGAAAGTGTAATAAGAAACTTGGAGGAGGGAATATTCGAGTACGCTGAGGTACAGGAAATACTGGAGAGAAGAGGGAAAGGGAAGGATTTGGAGTATTTGGTAAAATGGAAGGATGGCAGTGATAATGAGTGGGTGAAAGCAAAGTTTATAGGGGAGGATTTGGTGAGGGATTTTGAGGCAGGGTTAGAGTATGCCGTGGCAGAGGGAGTGGTGGGTAAGAGGCTAGGTGATGATGGGAAGAATGAGTATCTTGTGAAATGGACGGATATTGATGAGGCCACGTGGGAGCCTGAAGAGAATGTTGATCTTGATTTGATCAAGGAGTTCGAGGAGGGACAGATCAATGGAGTTGGAAGTGTTGAGGCCCAGTTGAGCAGTGATGGGttataa